One part of the Salvelinus fontinalis isolate EN_2023a chromosome 4, ASM2944872v1, whole genome shotgun sequence genome encodes these proteins:
- the ric3a gene encoding protein RIC-3 isoform X2: protein MLLSLISLGQLICDKMSMTTLQKVTLISCSVLCLSLFLPKMLLPRGKKDVGQPEVGPGYYPPMIHRLQMPEEGLGQWMEGSHDSGPHSPEVLAKVKGMGTLQIRGATKSNLISQAIPIYGFGILLYILFIIFKMTTRPKGKSTKLVCRFPTISSEAWQKKRNDELAQLQEKLLETERVMERIVSRRSSTPDSRTSSKVRRASKQEEKLLRKLSKISRVMQEVRLMEGATPEMEAEMVPYTADWEGYPEETYPQYEEPGGRRSGSYDPITILEEPAADSEIPTAEALAEEVVDEEEDDVEDDAKEEELQLCLPPPPEGWKEETGSSPSRVKKQIRFSDHKDVFHYPKQDTVYEYRYEEVKEEEEEEDEEEEVEEEKEEEEQVDETEEEVADEEDPLMEAEALSFSCDVCSNPEAEAEEEMEEEEEYILLSQSEETDSFTPPDMAGELGIGSFLRMRNRRET from the exons ATGCTACTTTCTCTAATATCTCTGGGACAGTTGATCTGTGACAAAATGTCGATGACTACTCTGCAGAAGGTTACTCTGATTTCCTGCTCTGTCCTTTGTCTTTCGTTATTCCTTCCCAAAATGCTTTTACCGAGAGGGAAGAAGGATGTAGGGCAGCCGGAGG TTGGTCCTGGGTATTATCCTCCCATGATACATCGCCTACAGATGCCAGAGGAGGGCCTCGGACAGTGGATGGAGGGGAGTCATGACTCTGGGCCCCACAGCCCTGAGGTCCTGGCTAAAGTCAAAGGCATGGGCACACTTCAGATCCGAGGAGCCACTAAATCCAATCTGATCAGCCAGGCCATTCCCATCTACGGATTTGGAATCCTACTCTACATCCTCTTCATCATATTCAAG ATGACAACTAGGCCTAAAGGAAAAAGTACTAAACTGGTATGCCGATTTCCTACAATCTCATCTGAAGCTTGGCAGAAGAAGAGGA ATGATGAGCTGGCCCAGCTTCAGGAGAAGctgctggagacagagagggtgatggagaggaTCGTCTCCAGAAGGAGCAGCACTCCTGACAG CAGGACTAGCAGCAAGGTTAGAAGAGCATCCAAGCAGGAGGAGAAGTTACTGCGGAAGCTGAGTAAGATCAGCCGGGTGATGCAGGAGGTACGACTGATGGAGGGGGCCACACCTGAGATGGAGGCTGAGATGGTGCCCTACACAGCTGACTGGGAGG gctacCCTGAGGAGACCTACCCCCAGTATGAGGAGCCCGGTGGCAGACGCAGCGGCAGTTATGACCCCATCACCATCCTGGAGGAGCCTGCTGCTGACTCAGAGATACCCACTGCTGAGGCCCTGGCTGAGGAGGtggtggatgaggaggaggatgacgtAGAAGATGACGCGAAGGAGGAGGAGCTGCAGCTCTGCCTGCCCCCACCTCCTGAAGGTTGGAAGGAAGAAACGGGTAGTAGTCCCAGCAGAGTAAAAAAGCAAATCAGATTCAGCGACCACAAAGATGTGTTTCACTACCCTAAGCAGGATACGGTCTACGAATATAGGTATGaagaggtgaaagaggaggaggaagaagaggatgaggaggaggaagttgaagaagagaaggaagaagaggagcaAGTGGATGAGACAGAGGAAGAAGTAGCTGATGAAGAAGACCCACTGATGGAGGCCGAGGCTCTCAGTTTTAGTTGTGACGTCTGTAGCAATCCAGAAGCAGAAGCagaagaagagatggaggaagaagaagagtacATTCTACTGTCTCAGTCTGAAGAGACAGACAGCTTCACCCCACCAGATATGGCTGGTGAGCTGGGGATTGGGAGTTTTCTCAGGATgaggaacaggagagagacataG
- the ric3a gene encoding protein RIC-3 isoform X3, with translation MLLSLISLGQLICDKMSMTTLQKVTLISCSVLCLSLFLPKMLLPRGKKDVGQPEVGPGYYPPMIHRLQMPEEGLGQWMEGSHDSGPHSPEVLAKVKGMGTLQIRGATKSNLISQAIPIYGFGILLYILFIIFKMTTRPKGKSTKLVCRFPTISSEAWQKKRTDDELAQLQEKLLETERVMERIVSRRSSTPDRTSSKVRRASKQEEKLLRKLSKISRVMQEVRLMEGATPEMEAEMVPYTADWEGYPEETYPQYEEPGGRRSGSYDPITILEEPAADSEIPTAEALAEEVVDEEEDDVEDDAKEEELQLCLPPPPEGWKEETGSSPSRVKKQIRFSDHKDVFHYPKQDTVYEYRYEEVKEEEEEEDEEEEVEEEKEEEEQVDETEEEVADEEDPLMEAEALSFSCDVCSNPEAEAEEEMEEEEEYILLSQSEETDSFTPPDMAGELGIGSFLRMRNRRET, from the exons ATGCTACTTTCTCTAATATCTCTGGGACAGTTGATCTGTGACAAAATGTCGATGACTACTCTGCAGAAGGTTACTCTGATTTCCTGCTCTGTCCTTTGTCTTTCGTTATTCCTTCCCAAAATGCTTTTACCGAGAGGGAAGAAGGATGTAGGGCAGCCGGAGG TTGGTCCTGGGTATTATCCTCCCATGATACATCGCCTACAGATGCCAGAGGAGGGCCTCGGACAGTGGATGGAGGGGAGTCATGACTCTGGGCCCCACAGCCCTGAGGTCCTGGCTAAAGTCAAAGGCATGGGCACACTTCAGATCCGAGGAGCCACTAAATCCAATCTGATCAGCCAGGCCATTCCCATCTACGGATTTGGAATCCTACTCTACATCCTCTTCATCATATTCAAG ATGACAACTAGGCCTAAAGGAAAAAGTACTAAACTGGTATGCCGATTTCCTACAATCTCATCTGAAGCTTGGCAGAAGAAGAGGA CAGATGATGAGCTGGCCCAGCTTCAGGAGAAGctgctggagacagagagggtgatggagaggaTCGTCTCCAGAAGGAGCAGCACTCCTGACAG GACTAGCAGCAAGGTTAGAAGAGCATCCAAGCAGGAGGAGAAGTTACTGCGGAAGCTGAGTAAGATCAGCCGGGTGATGCAGGAGGTACGACTGATGGAGGGGGCCACACCTGAGATGGAGGCTGAGATGGTGCCCTACACAGCTGACTGGGAGG gctacCCTGAGGAGACCTACCCCCAGTATGAGGAGCCCGGTGGCAGACGCAGCGGCAGTTATGACCCCATCACCATCCTGGAGGAGCCTGCTGCTGACTCAGAGATACCCACTGCTGAGGCCCTGGCTGAGGAGGtggtggatgaggaggaggatgacgtAGAAGATGACGCGAAGGAGGAGGAGCTGCAGCTCTGCCTGCCCCCACCTCCTGAAGGTTGGAAGGAAGAAACGGGTAGTAGTCCCAGCAGAGTAAAAAAGCAAATCAGATTCAGCGACCACAAAGATGTGTTTCACTACCCTAAGCAGGATACGGTCTACGAATATAGGTATGaagaggtgaaagaggaggaggaagaagaggatgaggaggaggaagttgaagaagagaaggaagaagaggagcaAGTGGATGAGACAGAGGAAGAAGTAGCTGATGAAGAAGACCCACTGATGGAGGCCGAGGCTCTCAGTTTTAGTTGTGACGTCTGTAGCAATCCAGAAGCAGAAGCagaagaagagatggaggaagaagaagagtacATTCTACTGTCTCAGTCTGAAGAGACAGACAGCTTCACCCCACCAGATATGGCTGGTGAGCTGGGGATTGGGAGTTTTCTCAGGATgaggaacaggagagagacataG
- the ric3a gene encoding protein RIC-3 isoform X1 has translation MLLSLISLGQLICDKMSMTTLQKVTLISCSVLCLSLFLPKMLLPRGKKDVGQPEVGPGYYPPMIHRLQMPEEGLGQWMEGSHDSGPHSPEVLAKVKGMGTLQIRGATKSNLISQAIPIYGFGILLYILFIIFKMTTRPKGKSTKLVCRFPTISSEAWQKKRTDDELAQLQEKLLETERVMERIVSRRSSTPDSRTSSKVRRASKQEEKLLRKLSKISRVMQEVRLMEGATPEMEAEMVPYTADWEGYPEETYPQYEEPGGRRSGSYDPITILEEPAADSEIPTAEALAEEVVDEEEDDVEDDAKEEELQLCLPPPPEGWKEETGSSPSRVKKQIRFSDHKDVFHYPKQDTVYEYRYEEVKEEEEEEDEEEEVEEEKEEEEQVDETEEEVADEEDPLMEAEALSFSCDVCSNPEAEAEEEMEEEEEYILLSQSEETDSFTPPDMAGELGIGSFLRMRNRRET, from the exons ATGCTACTTTCTCTAATATCTCTGGGACAGTTGATCTGTGACAAAATGTCGATGACTACTCTGCAGAAGGTTACTCTGATTTCCTGCTCTGTCCTTTGTCTTTCGTTATTCCTTCCCAAAATGCTTTTACCGAGAGGGAAGAAGGATGTAGGGCAGCCGGAGG TTGGTCCTGGGTATTATCCTCCCATGATACATCGCCTACAGATGCCAGAGGAGGGCCTCGGACAGTGGATGGAGGGGAGTCATGACTCTGGGCCCCACAGCCCTGAGGTCCTGGCTAAAGTCAAAGGCATGGGCACACTTCAGATCCGAGGAGCCACTAAATCCAATCTGATCAGCCAGGCCATTCCCATCTACGGATTTGGAATCCTACTCTACATCCTCTTCATCATATTCAAG ATGACAACTAGGCCTAAAGGAAAAAGTACTAAACTGGTATGCCGATTTCCTACAATCTCATCTGAAGCTTGGCAGAAGAAGAGGA CAGATGATGAGCTGGCCCAGCTTCAGGAGAAGctgctggagacagagagggtgatggagaggaTCGTCTCCAGAAGGAGCAGCACTCCTGACAG CAGGACTAGCAGCAAGGTTAGAAGAGCATCCAAGCAGGAGGAGAAGTTACTGCGGAAGCTGAGTAAGATCAGCCGGGTGATGCAGGAGGTACGACTGATGGAGGGGGCCACACCTGAGATGGAGGCTGAGATGGTGCCCTACACAGCTGACTGGGAGG gctacCCTGAGGAGACCTACCCCCAGTATGAGGAGCCCGGTGGCAGACGCAGCGGCAGTTATGACCCCATCACCATCCTGGAGGAGCCTGCTGCTGACTCAGAGATACCCACTGCTGAGGCCCTGGCTGAGGAGGtggtggatgaggaggaggatgacgtAGAAGATGACGCGAAGGAGGAGGAGCTGCAGCTCTGCCTGCCCCCACCTCCTGAAGGTTGGAAGGAAGAAACGGGTAGTAGTCCCAGCAGAGTAAAAAAGCAAATCAGATTCAGCGACCACAAAGATGTGTTTCACTACCCTAAGCAGGATACGGTCTACGAATATAGGTATGaagaggtgaaagaggaggaggaagaagaggatgaggaggaggaagttgaagaagagaaggaagaagaggagcaAGTGGATGAGACAGAGGAAGAAGTAGCTGATGAAGAAGACCCACTGATGGAGGCCGAGGCTCTCAGTTTTAGTTGTGACGTCTGTAGCAATCCAGAAGCAGAAGCagaagaagagatggaggaagaagaagagtacATTCTACTGTCTCAGTCTGAAGAGACAGACAGCTTCACCCCACCAGATATGGCTGGTGAGCTGGGGATTGGGAGTTTTCTCAGGATgaggaacaggagagagacataG